A section of the bacterium genome encodes:
- the hflX gene encoding GTPase HflX: MKNLPILGQSQHLKSHYKKELQKILRYKFKRQDLIAKTTLSSLSDIAISLNIHIAAIQNRSGEVIAISIGNSKDVNFPELQRFRQGLIRLSGMKMFIVSPFSNKLTQKNTNTLLIKRLDYICKVHVQKQKNHFEYGPCNLSYLHPNPKYTQATLSLEPFDIHDYFDAYQFSVDLEKEILSNTQASEDLRPDNQAIICAIKNPKNLFFEQDYAELLELCKTAGLIVVDQAIQRRDKPDVKSFFGQGKLLNIAEDALFKEVDYLVFLQDLSPTQLSNIGKLTDLKVIDRTQLILDIFAKRAQSHDGKLQVELAQLKYMLPRLRERETHLSRLTGGIGGRGPGETKLEVHTRRARDKINRLEKKLKQLEKKRLEKRKSRIRNQVPIVSILGYTNAGKSTLFNTLTQAKAMAEDKLFATLDPFSKRLRFPQEKEVILTDTVGFIRNLPKDLMQAFKATLEEIQDAQLLLHVLDISNPAFHDHIEIVDQILTELDCQNIKKLLVFNKIDLLEPNHANEICQQYDAIGISALNKESCRPLIKAISDFFSIEEYLY, encoded by the coding sequence ATGAAAAACCTTCCCATTTTAGGACAATCGCAGCATTTAAAAAGCCATTATAAAAAAGAGCTGCAAAAAATCCTACGTTATAAATTTAAGCGACAAGATTTAATTGCAAAAACAACTTTAAGTTCACTATCAGATATAGCAATCAGCTTAAATATTCATATCGCTGCTATACAAAATCGTTCTGGTGAAGTCATAGCCATCAGTATTGGTAATTCAAAAGATGTTAATTTCCCAGAGTTACAACGGTTTCGCCAAGGTTTGATAAGGCTAAGCGGCATGAAAATGTTCATTGTCTCGCCATTTTCAAATAAACTCACTCAAAAAAACACCAACACGCTTTTGATTAAACGTTTGGATTATATTTGTAAAGTTCATGTTCAAAAACAAAAAAACCACTTTGAATATGGCCCATGCAATCTATCTTACTTACATCCAAACCCAAAGTATACTCAAGCAACACTCAGTCTTGAGCCTTTCGACATTCATGATTATTTTGATGCTTACCAATTTAGCGTTGACCTGGAAAAAGAAATTTTATCCAATACTCAAGCTTCAGAAGATTTACGCCCAGATAACCAAGCCATCATATGTGCAATCAAAAATCCTAAAAATTTATTTTTTGAACAAGATTATGCTGAACTCCTAGAACTCTGCAAAACTGCAGGCTTAATCGTAGTAGATCAAGCCATCCAACGTCGTGACAAACCTGATGTAAAGTCTTTTTTTGGTCAAGGCAAGCTGTTAAACATTGCTGAAGACGCTTTATTCAAAGAAGTAGATTATTTGGTTTTCTTACAGGATCTTAGCCCTACGCAGCTGAGTAATATTGGCAAACTTACGGATTTAAAAGTCATTGATAGAACCCAGTTGATTTTAGATATTTTTGCCAAGCGTGCTCAAAGCCATGATGGTAAATTACAAGTTGAACTTGCTCAACTCAAATACATGCTTCCCCGTTTGCGTGAAAGAGAAACTCATTTATCCCGGTTAACTGGTGGTATTGGTGGCCGGGGTCCTGGTGAAACCAAGCTGGAAGTTCATACTCGACGAGCGCGCGATAAAATTAATCGTTTGGAAAAAAAACTTAAACAACTTGAAAAAAAACGTCTTGAAAAACGCAAATCAAGAATAAGAAATCAAGTGCCCATTGTCTCTATTTTAGGCTACACCAATGCTGGTAAGTCAACCTTATTCAACACCTTAACGCAAGCCAAAGCCATGGCAGAAGATAAACTGTTTGCAACTCTAGATCCCTTCTCTAAACGCCTGCGATTTCCTCAAGAAAAAGAAGTCATTTTAACCGATACGGTAGGTTTTATCAGAAACTTGCCCAAAGACTTAATGCAAGCCTTTAAAGCAACCTTAGAAGAAATTCAAGATGCGCAGTTGCTTTTACATGTATTGGATATCTCTAACCCTGCTTTTCATGACCATATAGAAATTGTAGACCAAATTTTAACGGAACTGGATTGCCAAAACATCAAAAAACTCTTGGTTTTTAATAAAATAGACTTACTTGAACCTAATCATGCAAATGAAATTTGCCAACAGTATGATGCAATTGGTATCAGCGCCTTAAACAAGGAAAGTTGCAGACCTCTAATCAAAGCCATTTCTGATTTTTTTTCCATTGAAGAATATCTCTATTAG
- a CDS encoding rRNA pseudouridine synthase yields MSSKSNKKKSTKDQDQVRLNKFLSQKGVLSRRQVDQYIETGRIKVAGKTIKELGFKVSPDEKDIEIDHVPLDLDAHKLKYYMFYKPKNVVSTLSDPEKRPCLGDFIQELSDIKLVPAGRLDYDAEGLVLLSNDGEFVHQMMHPRFGKKKTYQVKVKGVPTPEDMKKLSNGVKLEDGMAKAYGIKFLKKTKSNSWYEMALKEGRNHQIKRMWLKLGFHVLKILRIQFSIFKLGKLKPGQFQEIPYATAQTLLKK; encoded by the coding sequence ATGAGCTCTAAATCCAATAAAAAAAAATCAACTAAAGACCAAGATCAAGTACGACTCAATAAGTTTTTATCGCAAAAAGGTGTTTTGTCCAGAAGGCAGGTAGATCAGTATATTGAAACTGGACGAATCAAAGTCGCTGGCAAAACCATTAAAGAGCTGGGATTTAAAGTGAGTCCGGATGAAAAAGATATTGAAATTGATCATGTTCCTCTTGACCTAGATGCACATAAACTAAAGTATTACATGTTCTACAAACCAAAAAACGTAGTCTCAACATTAAGTGACCCTGAAAAACGTCCTTGCCTTGGAGACTTTATTCAAGAACTCAGTGATATAAAATTGGTCCCTGCCGGGCGATTAGACTATGATGCTGAAGGTCTGGTACTTTTAAGCAATGATGGTGAGTTTGTGCATCAAATGATGCATCCACGTTTTGGTAAAAAAAAGACCTATCAGGTCAAAGTCAAAGGTGTTCCCACTCCAGAGGACATGAAAAAGCTTAGTAATGGCGTAAAGCTTGAAGACGGTATGGCTAAAGCCTACGGCATCAAGTTTCTTAAAAAAACCAAAAGCAACTCCTGGTATGAAATGGCTTTAAAAGAAGGTCGCAACCACCAAATAAAACGCATGTGGTTAAAGTTAGGCTTTCATGTTTTAAAAATTTTACGTATTCAATTTTCAATTTTTAAGCTTGGCAAACTTAAACCCGGACAATTTCAAGAAATTCCTTATGCTACTGCACAAACGCTTTTAAAAAAATAG
- the scpB gene encoding SMC-Scp complex subunit ScpB, with protein MLDETQSQEETIEENTMEESPRANEQDKALEVKTESQTDEDQESFSYQDMDDETLDSIIESLLFVSEKPVQKKNIHEILREINPEQIDLRLEALCEKHKGAGFELHKINQGYQFRTHPNNSEYLLRLHETKPVRLSRGNLETLSIVAYRQPITRPEVDEIRGVDSGHMLRTLLDRNLIKILGKREEAGNPLIYGTTADFLEFFQLDNLSDLPSLTEYTELGEESLEKLEKLLPKSVSAQDIQDDSPESEDNGSITPGISEENELLTEEIPPTVNQTNQEGTDQNNHEL; from the coding sequence ATGTTGGATGAAACTCAAAGCCAAGAAGAAACAATAGAAGAAAACACAATGGAAGAGAGTCCACGAGCTAATGAACAGGACAAAGCTCTTGAAGTAAAAACTGAGTCTCAAACAGATGAAGATCAAGAAAGCTTCAGCTATCAAGACATGGATGATGAAACCTTAGACTCCATCATTGAATCCCTTTTGTTTGTTTCTGAAAAACCCGTTCAGAAAAAAAACATCCATGAAATTTTACGTGAAATCAACCCTGAACAAATTGACTTACGTTTAGAAGCCTTATGTGAAAAACATAAAGGCGCCGGTTTTGAATTGCACAAAATCAATCAAGGTTACCAGTTTCGAACTCACCCTAACAATAGTGAGTATCTTCTACGTTTGCATGAAACAAAACCCGTGCGTTTGAGTCGAGGTAATTTAGAAACTTTATCCATTGTTGCCTATAGACAACCGATCACACGCCCTGAAGTTGATGAAATCAGAGGTGTAGACTCTGGCCATATGTTACGAACTTTGCTGGACCGCAACCTAATCAAAATTCTGGGAAAACGTGAAGAAGCAGGAAATCCATTGATTTATGGAACCACGGCAGATTTTCTTGAATTCTTTCAACTGGATAACCTATCAGACTTGCCATCATTAACAGAGTATACTGAACTGGGTGAAGAGAGTTTAGAAAAATTAGAAAAATTGCTTCCTAAGTCTGTCAGTGCCCAAGACATTCAAGATGATTCACCTGAATCAGAAGACAATGGCTCTATCACACCAGGTATAAGTGAAGAAAATGAGTTGTTAACAGAAGAGATTCCCCCTACAGTCAATCAAACCAATCAAGAAGGCACAGATCAGAACAACCATGAGCTCTAA
- a CDS encoding segregation/condensation protein A has protein sequence MSQENSTLNSVETAEASSTKQILLEKYQDFNSIMSAYQVHLDIFEGPLDLLLHLIKENELDIYNIPIAYITKQYLEYIEVMEELNLDIAGEFLLMAASLAHIKSKMLIPVEKNQDDDEDEGVDPREELVRRLLEYQKYKQAAQQLDTYYQLGRDVFTRKNQRIKIKVPSSERELAQVSIFKLVDAFYKILKKIERDNSYHAVELEPIALSECIDTISKAIQSSAEGSVQFNSLFKQAKSRLRVVVTFLALLDMIKRGALKVFQANTFSNIEIIGTPLLFEGWKHSGEDEYVG, from the coding sequence ATGAGTCAAGAAAACTCAACCCTCAACTCTGTAGAAACAGCAGAAGCCAGCAGTACAAAGCAAATTTTACTGGAAAAGTATCAAGACTTTAACAGTATCATGAGCGCTTACCAGGTGCACTTGGATATTTTTGAAGGACCTTTAGACTTACTTTTACACCTCATTAAAGAAAATGAGCTGGATATTTATAATATTCCCATTGCCTATATCACCAAACAATATCTTGAATACATTGAAGTGATGGAAGAGTTAAACTTGGATATTGCCGGAGAGTTCTTATTGATGGCCGCCTCCTTAGCTCACATTAAATCAAAAATGTTGATTCCGGTAGAAAAAAATCAGGATGATGATGAAGACGAAGGTGTTGACCCCCGTGAAGAGCTGGTCAGACGCTTGCTTGAGTATCAAAAATACAAACAGGCCGCACAACAGCTGGATACCTACTATCAATTGGGCAGAGATGTTTTTACGCGCAAAAATCAACGCATTAAAATTAAAGTCCCCAGTTCTGAGCGTGAACTGGCACAGGTCAGTATTTTTAAACTGGTGGATGCTTTTTATAAAATCCTTAAAAAAATTGAGCGTGACAACAGTTATCATGCCGTAGAGCTAGAACCCATTGCCCTGAGTGAGTGTATTGATACTATTTCTAAAGCTATTCAAAGCTCAGCTGAAGGCAGTGTTCAGTTTAACAGCTTATTCAAACAAGCCAAAAGCCGTTTACGGGTTGTGGTTACATTTTTAGCGCTTTTAGACATGATCAAGCGTGGTGCATTAAAAGTATTTCAAGCCAATACTTTTTCAAATATTGAAATTATAGGAACCCCATTGCTCTTTGAGGGCTGGAAACACAGTGGAGAAGATGAATATGTTGGATGA